A window of the Nitrospinaceae bacterium genome harbors these coding sequences:
- a CDS encoding sodium ion-translocating decarboxylase subunit beta has protein sequence MTGLLDSINRFILATGFAQLAPGDILMLSIACVLLYLAIQKGFEPLLLLPIGFGLLLSNLPATGIFDKGGLISYFYFGIKAGVFPPLIFMGVGALTDFGPLLANPKTILLGAAAQFGIFATLIGSIFLGFNLPQAGAIGIIGGADGPTAIYTASKLAPELLGPIVVAAYSYMALVPIIQPPIMRALTTKEERMRVMVQLKEISKPVRILFPIVSTLLCGLLLPSAVPLIGMLMLGNLFRESGVVDRLLDTSENALLNIVTIFLGVAVGASMNAETFLKWETIGILVLGLIAFSIGTATGILFGKLMAAFSSTPINPLIGAAGVSAVPMAARVAQKVGAEENPQNFLLMHAMGPNVAGVIGSAIAAGVLLSLITP, from the coding sequence ATGACGGGACTTCTAGACTCCATAAACCGCTTCATCCTGGCAACGGGTTTCGCCCAGCTTGCGCCCGGCGACATCCTGATGCTCTCCATTGCCTGCGTACTCCTCTATCTGGCTATCCAAAAAGGCTTTGAGCCCCTGCTGCTGCTACCCATCGGATTTGGCCTTCTTCTCTCGAATCTTCCGGCGACAGGCATTTTCGATAAGGGCGGCCTGATCAGCTACTTTTACTTCGGCATCAAGGCAGGGGTATTTCCGCCACTGATATTCATGGGCGTCGGCGCACTCACCGACTTTGGCCCGCTCCTCGCAAACCCCAAGACCATTCTATTAGGGGCGGCCGCACAGTTCGGCATATTTGCCACCCTTATCGGGAGTATTTTCCTGGGATTTAACTTACCCCAGGCCGGGGCCATCGGGATTATCGGTGGGGCGGACGGCCCCACGGCCATCTACACAGCCTCAAAACTCGCTCCCGAACTGCTCGGGCCCATCGTCGTTGCTGCCTACAGCTACATGGCCCTGGTGCCCATTATCCAACCCCCCATCATGCGAGCGCTTACGACCAAGGAAGAGCGCATGCGCGTCATGGTTCAGCTCAAAGAGATTTCCAAGCCCGTTCGAATTTTGTTTCCTATCGTATCGACCCTGCTCTGCGGGCTGCTTCTCCCCTCGGCGGTTCCCCTCATCGGCATGCTGATGCTGGGCAACCTGTTTCGGGAATCCGGGGTAGTGGACCGCCTGCTCGACACCTCGGAAAATGCGCTCCTCAACATCGTGACAATTTTTCTTGGTGTCGCGGTCGGCGCCTCGATGAACGCCGAGACTTTCCTCAAATGGGAGACCATCGGAATCCTCGTACTAGGCCTCATCGCATTTAGCATCGGGACGGCTACCGGCATTTTGTTCGGTAAACTGATGGCGGCATTTAGCTCGACACCGATCAACCCGCTTATCGGCGCGGCGGGGGTGAGCGCGGTGCCGATGGCGGCACGCGTCGCCCAGAAGGTAGGGGCCGAGGAAAATCCGCAAAACTTTCTTCTCATGCACGCAATGGGCCCCAATGTGGCCGGCGTTATCGGGTCCGCAATTGCAGCAGGCGTGCTGTTATCATTAATAACACCGTAG
- a CDS encoding OadG family protein, with translation MTHLSSAIGLTIIGMSVVFLSLLTLMYVIKILDRIFSDAPEAEKPANTPRADQDTEELPLVLAAAAGYFLETQGADVFTTEVSRGSDSAWARRARAESAFPRRPR, from the coding sequence TTGACTCATCTCTCCAGCGCAATAGGGCTCACTATCATCGGCATGTCGGTGGTTTTCCTCTCCCTCCTCACGCTGATGTACGTTATCAAAATACTGGACCGTATTTTTTCTGATGCGCCCGAGGCGGAAAAGCCAGCCAATACACCCAGGGCTGACCAGGATACGGAAGAGCTTCCCCTCGTTCTCGCCGCTGCTGCGGGATATTTTCTTGAAACGCAAGGAGCCGACGTATTCACAACCGAGGTGAGCCGAGGTAGCGATTCCGCCTGGGCCCGCCGTGCGCGCGCCGAGAGCGCATTTCCCAGGAGGCCGCGTTGA
- a CDS encoding methylmalonyl-CoA carboxyltransferase, which yields MPDPIEDLRGRLEVTRAQGGEAAKERQRKQGKLTARERLDLLLDPGSFSEIGGFVETRSSDFGMADRHIPGDGVVTGSGTVNGQLIFAVSQDFGTLGGSLGEMHAAKIIKAQELALKAGCPIVQILDSGGARIQEGVLSLHGYAQIFQRNTIASGVIPQISVILGPCAGGAVYSPAITDFIFMVEGLSKMFITGPDVIKAVTGEEVTFEELGGAAVHSATSGNAHFVAADERECFATVRKLLSFLPSNNLDDPPLSDACEWPPDENPDLNNIVPAESTQSYDIRDIIGNVFDHGDFLEVHADFAPNIVVGFARLAGRPVGVVGNQPANLAGVLDINSSDKLARFVRFCDAYNLPIFNFVDVPGYLPGTQQEYGGVIRHGAKVLFAYSEATVPKIALIIRKSYGGAYIAMSGLGLGYDRVLAYPTAEIAVMGPEGAANIIFRRDIEAAEDPEALRKEKIDEYREKFANPYNAASQGLVDAVIEPAHTRRELIRALEMTARKRESRPEKKHGNIPL from the coding sequence ATGCCAGATCCAATTGAAGACTTGCGCGGTCGCCTAGAGGTGACTAGGGCCCAGGGCGGAGAAGCTGCCAAGGAGCGCCAGCGTAAACAAGGGAAATTAACGGCCCGCGAGAGGCTCGACCTTCTCCTCGATCCGGGCTCTTTTTCCGAAATCGGGGGATTTGTCGAAACCCGCTCATCCGATTTCGGGATGGCCGATAGGCACATCCCAGGCGATGGCGTCGTCACCGGCAGTGGCACGGTCAACGGCCAGCTCATCTTTGCCGTATCCCAGGACTTCGGCACCCTAGGGGGCTCGCTCGGTGAAATGCACGCCGCCAAAATCATCAAGGCCCAGGAACTGGCTCTTAAAGCGGGATGCCCCATCGTCCAAATCCTAGACTCCGGCGGCGCCCGAATACAAGAAGGCGTCCTCTCCCTCCATGGTTATGCCCAAATTTTCCAGCGAAACACCATCGCCTCGGGCGTCATCCCCCAAATTTCGGTCATCCTCGGCCCCTGCGCAGGCGGGGCCGTTTACTCGCCCGCTATCACCGACTTCATCTTCATGGTCGAGGGGCTGAGCAAGATGTTCATCACCGGGCCCGACGTCATCAAGGCCGTCACAGGCGAAGAGGTCACGTTCGAGGAACTGGGCGGAGCCGCCGTCCACAGCGCCACCAGCGGCAACGCTCATTTCGTTGCCGCCGATGAGCGCGAATGCTTCGCCACGGTGCGAAAGCTCCTCTCGTTCCTGCCGTCGAACAACCTCGACGATCCACCGCTTTCGGACGCATGTGAATGGCCCCCGGACGAAAATCCCGATTTAAACAATATTGTTCCTGCCGAATCGACGCAGTCATACGACATCCGCGACATCATCGGCAATGTCTTTGATCACGGGGATTTCCTCGAGGTCCACGCCGACTTTGCCCCGAACATCGTCGTAGGCTTTGCCCGCCTTGCCGGGCGGCCTGTCGGTGTCGTCGGGAACCAGCCCGCCAACCTCGCAGGCGTTCTCGACATCAACAGCTCCGACAAGTTGGCGCGTTTCGTTCGCTTCTGCGATGCCTACAACTTGCCGATCTTCAACTTCGTCGATGTGCCTGGCTACCTACCGGGCACCCAGCAGGAATATGGTGGTGTCATCCGCCACGGCGCCAAGGTGTTGTTTGCCTATAGCGAGGCCACCGTGCCCAAGATCGCCCTCATAATTCGCAAGAGCTACGGAGGCGCCTACATCGCGATGAGCGGCCTGGGGCTCGGCTATGATCGCGTACTCGCCTACCCCACGGCAGAAATCGCGGTGATGGGCCCGGAGGGTGCGGCAAACATCATTTTCCGGCGCGATATCGAGGCGGCTGAGGACCCCGAAGCCCTGCGGAAAGAAAAAATCGATGAGTACCGCGAAAAATTCGCCAACCCCTACAACGCCGCCAGCCAGGGGCTTGTCGATGCCGTCATCGAGCCGGCCCACACCCGGCGCGAGTTAATCCGGGCGCTTGAGATGACGGCGAGAAAACGTGAATCGCGCCCTGAGAAAAAACACGGGAACATCCCGCTCTAA
- a CDS encoding biotin attachment protein, whose translation MKKFKITIGDKNYEITAERDSANPSLLNLTVDGNAHSIQIEEEEAPKSTPGPRRAAAPSKPSGGGGGEGSIVAQIPGTVLDVEVSVGDSVNEGDRLIVLEAMKMENVITAESSGTVQSVNIAKGDKVVAGQLMMEIS comes from the coding sequence TTGAAAAAATTTAAAATCACCATCGGAGACAAAAACTACGAAATCACCGCTGAGCGGGACTCGGCGAACCCCTCTCTCCTCAACCTCACAGTGGACGGTAACGCCCACAGCATTCAAATCGAAGAAGAGGAGGCGCCTAAATCCACCCCCGGGCCTCGCCGAGCGGCTGCGCCCTCCAAACCCAGCGGCGGTGGTGGCGGCGAGGGCAGCATCGTTGCCCAGATTCCGGGCACGGTGCTCGACGTCGAGGTATCTGTGGGGGATTCGGTCAACGAGGGTGACAGACTGATAGTTCTTGAGGCCATGAAAATGGAGAACGTCATCACAGCGGAGAGCAGCGGCACTGTACAGTCTGTCAATATCGCCAAGGGCGATAAGGTCGTAGCGGGCCAGCTCATGATGGAGATTTCATGA